A single window of Jiangella alkaliphila DNA harbors:
- the rpsR gene encoding 30S ribosomal protein S18 — translation MAKPPLRKPKKKVCAFCKDKVDYVDYKDTSLLRKYISDRGKIRARRVTGNCTRHQRDVATAIKNAREMALLPYTSTAR, via the coding sequence ATGGCAAAGCCCCCGCTGCGCAAGCCGAAGAAGAAGGTTTGCGCCTTCTGCAAGGACAAGGTCGACTACGTCGACTACAAGGACACCTCGCTGCTGCGCAAGTACATCTCCGACCGCGGCAAGATCCGCGCCCGTCGCGTCACCGGCAACTGCACCCGCCACCAGCGCGACGTCGCCACCGCGATCAAGAACGCCCGCGAGATGGCGCTGCTGCCGTACACCTCGACGGCTCGCTGA
- the rplI gene encoding 50S ribosomal protein L9: MKLILTQEVPGRGAAGDVVEVKDGYGRNYLMPRGFAMAWTKGGQKEIDSIRRARSAREFADLDSARAVKAQLEGTAVKLVAKAGDSGRLFGAVTSADIATAVTASGGPAIDKRRIEVGSPIKTVGTHRVTVRLHPEVAANVALEVVPA, encoded by the coding sequence ATGAAGCTGATTCTCACCCAGGAGGTGCCGGGGCGCGGCGCCGCCGGTGACGTCGTCGAGGTCAAGGACGGCTACGGCCGCAACTACCTCATGCCGCGTGGGTTCGCGATGGCGTGGACGAAGGGTGGGCAGAAGGAGATCGACTCCATCCGCCGCGCCCGTTCGGCCCGCGAGTTCGCCGACCTCGACTCCGCTCGTGCGGTCAAGGCGCAGCTCGAGGGCACGGCCGTCAAGCTCGTCGCGAAGGCCGGCGACTCCGGCCGGCTGTTCGGCGCCGTCACCTCGGCCGACATCGCGACGGCGGTCACCGCGTCCGGTGGCCCGGCCATCGACAAGCGCCGCATCGAGGTGGGCAGCCCGATCAAGACGGTCGGCACCCACCGCGTCACGGTGCGCCTCCACCCGGAGGTCGCCGCCAACGTCGCGCTCGAGGTCGTCCCGGCCTGA
- a CDS encoding TetR/AcrR family transcriptional regulator: MLDRDPRSTRMRIQSVALELFAEQGYDKTSLRELSERLGLTKASLYYYFKGKDDIVQSLVDDLLTAVDEVVDWSRGRERTPENRRELIERYAKAIRGQGTPLLRFLMENQPALRVHECGDALRERMRVLVDFVVDPRDPLPVQLCGRMAFFALHSGPMIMSDVEATTDEIFDAACAVAVSMLPDDDGERPSS; the protein is encoded by the coding sequence ATGCTCGACCGAGACCCGCGCAGCACGCGAATGCGCATCCAGAGCGTCGCCCTGGAGCTGTTCGCGGAGCAGGGGTACGACAAGACGTCGCTGCGCGAGCTCTCCGAACGCCTCGGTCTCACGAAGGCGTCGCTGTACTACTACTTCAAGGGCAAGGACGACATCGTCCAGAGCCTGGTCGACGACCTGCTGACGGCCGTCGACGAGGTGGTCGACTGGTCTCGCGGCCGCGAGCGCACGCCGGAGAACCGGCGCGAGCTGATCGAGCGGTACGCCAAGGCGATCCGCGGGCAGGGCACGCCGCTGCTGCGGTTCCTGATGGAGAACCAGCCGGCGCTGCGCGTGCATGAGTGCGGCGACGCGTTGCGCGAGCGCATGCGGGTGCTGGTCGACTTCGTCGTCGACCCCCGCGACCCGCTGCCGGTGCAGCTGTGTGGCCGCATGGCGTTCTTCGCGCTGCACAGCGGCCCGATGATCATGAGCGACGTCGAGGCGACCACCGACGAGATCTTCGACGCCGCCTGCGCGGTCGCGGTGTCGATGCTGCCCGACGACGACGGCGAGCGCCCGTCATCCTGA
- a CDS encoding sensor histidine kinase → MRPLRSIVAPLSARRLVRRGVHLLLGGVILLPYVLLIIGFVQLFTEPGTPYVPAGVLAAVTFVIATVPPFLPAMRALEITATRGLLDVDLPDPAADPPWESRLFGAGWYVLHLLSGGAAMAAVLFAAPTSVLLVVRGLGFDDGPGIAGLAPLDDVTGVWAVLLGLGLVVATAYLVAGLGALLAWFAPLLLGPSPAELRLAMEAQAREFAERNRLARELHDSVGHALTVTTLQAAAARRVLDSDPEFARRALVAVEEAGRTAMEDLDHVLGVLRAGGTAPDDGTSPQRTLADLPRLIDDTRTTGMRLEATVDGDLAAVPPVLSREAYRIVQEGLTNAARHAAQLPVRLRVAATADGLDIDVSNPLPDGTADGSASGRANGGRGLRGMRERVRLLRGELSAQAADGVWRVRVHLPGREGGR, encoded by the coding sequence GTGAGGCCGCTCCGGAGCATCGTCGCGCCGCTGTCCGCGCGCCGGCTGGTCCGCCGGGGCGTGCACCTGCTGCTCGGCGGCGTCATCCTGCTGCCGTACGTCCTGCTGATCATCGGGTTCGTGCAGTTGTTCACCGAACCGGGGACGCCGTACGTGCCGGCCGGGGTGCTGGCGGCGGTCACGTTCGTCATCGCGACGGTGCCGCCGTTCCTGCCCGCGATGCGGGCGCTGGAGATCACCGCGACGCGCGGCCTGCTCGACGTCGACCTGCCCGACCCGGCCGCCGACCCGCCGTGGGAGAGCCGGCTGTTCGGTGCCGGCTGGTACGTGCTGCACCTGCTCAGCGGTGGTGCGGCGATGGCGGCGGTGCTGTTCGCCGCGCCGACGTCGGTGCTGCTGGTGGTGCGCGGGCTCGGGTTCGACGACGGCCCCGGGATCGCCGGGCTGGCGCCGCTCGACGACGTCACCGGGGTGTGGGCGGTACTGCTCGGGCTCGGGCTGGTCGTGGCGACGGCGTACCTGGTGGCCGGGCTGGGCGCGCTGCTGGCGTGGTTCGCGCCGCTGCTGCTGGGGCCGTCGCCGGCCGAGCTGCGGCTGGCCATGGAGGCGCAGGCCCGGGAGTTCGCCGAGCGCAACCGGCTGGCCCGCGAGCTGCACGACTCCGTCGGCCACGCCCTGACGGTGACGACCCTGCAGGCGGCGGCCGCGCGCCGGGTGCTCGACTCCGATCCCGAGTTCGCCCGCCGCGCCCTCGTCGCCGTCGAGGAGGCCGGCCGGACCGCCATGGAGGACCTCGACCACGTGCTGGGCGTGCTCCGCGCGGGCGGCACGGCGCCGGACGACGGCACGTCGCCGCAGCGCACGCTCGCCGACCTGCCTCGGCTGATCGACGACACCCGGACCACCGGCATGCGGCTGGAGGCGACGGTCGACGGCGATCTCGCGGCGGTGCCGCCAGTGCTGTCGCGCGAGGCGTACCGCATCGTGCAGGAGGGTCTGACGAACGCGGCCCGGCACGCGGCGCAGCTGCCGGTCCGGCTCCGGGTCGCCGCGACGGCGGACGGGCTGGACATCGACGTGTCGAACCCGCTGCCCGACGGCACGGCGGACGGCAGCGCGTCCGGCCGGGCGAACGGTGGCCGCGGCCTGCGCGGCATGCGCGAGCGGGTGCGGCTGCTGCGCGGCGAGTTGTCCGCGCAGGCCGCGGACGGGGTGTGGCGGGTGCGGGTGCACCTGCCGGGACGGGAGGGCGGCCGGTGA